The following proteins are encoded in a genomic region of Pseudomonas saponiphila:
- a CDS encoding LysR family transcriptional regulator gives MNLSKVDLNLFIVFDAIYTEANLTRAGQIVGITQPAVSNALARLRETFNDPLFVRTAQGMVPTPMAQNIIGPVRNALSLLRVSVQESRIFNPLQAVKTYRISMTDLTEAVILPPLFQRLRRLAPAVIIESFLSKRRETTKELAAGRLDFAVDAPLNTDPQVRHVKLMEDRYVCAMRKGHPLAGKEKFTLDDYLSLTHIHISSRRSGLGHVDLALGKMGIQRKIALRSQHYLMASQVLQQTDMVMTVPERFARRHDLQAFNLPVNDVPPVETHLYWHESTDQDPANRWMREQIIELCQQVSAYEKKLDQQTA, from the coding sequence ATGAATCTGAGCAAGGTCGACCTCAACCTCTTCATCGTTTTCGACGCGATCTACACCGAAGCCAACCTGACCCGCGCCGGGCAGATCGTCGGCATCACCCAGCCGGCAGTGTCCAACGCCCTGGCGCGTCTGCGCGAGACCTTCAACGATCCGCTGTTCGTCAGGACCGCCCAGGGCATGGTGCCCACTCCCATGGCACAGAACATCATCGGTCCGGTGCGCAATGCCTTGTCGCTACTGCGGGTTTCAGTCCAGGAAAGTCGGATTTTCAACCCACTGCAAGCGGTCAAGACCTACCGCATCAGCATGACCGACCTGACCGAGGCAGTGATCCTGCCGCCGCTGTTCCAGCGCCTGCGCCGCCTGGCACCGGCGGTGATCATCGAGAGCTTCCTGTCCAAGCGCCGGGAAACCACCAAGGAACTGGCGGCCGGGCGCCTGGACTTTGCCGTGGATGCCCCCCTCAACACCGACCCGCAAGTGCGCCATGTCAAGCTCATGGAAGACCGTTACGTGTGCGCCATGCGCAAGGGCCACCCCCTGGCGGGCAAGGAAAAATTCACCCTGGACGATTACCTGTCGCTGACCCACATCCATATCTCCAGCCGTCGCAGCGGCCTGGGCCATGTCGACCTGGCCCTGGGCAAGATGGGCATCCAGCGCAAGATCGCCCTGCGCTCCCAGCACTACCTGATGGCCTCCCAAGTGCTGCAACAGACCGACATGGTCATGACCGTGCCGGAGCGCTTTGCCCGGCGCCACGACCTGCAGGCCTTCAATCTGCCGGTCAATGACGTACCGCCCGTGGAAACCCACTTGTATTGGCACGAAAGCACCGACCAGGACCCGGCCAACCGCTGGATGCGCGAGCAGATAATCGAGTTGTGCCAACAGGTGAGCGCCTACGAAAAGAAGCTCGACCAGCAGACCGCCTGA
- a CDS encoding acyl-CoA dehydrogenase: MEFAYSPKVQELRERVTAFMDAYVYPAEAVFERQVAEGDRWQPTAIMEELKLKAKAEGLWNLFLPESELGAGLTNLEYAPLAEIMGRSLLGPEPFNCSAPDTGNMEVLVRYANEEQKRRWLEPLLRGEIRSAFAMTEPDVASSDATNMAARAVRDGDQWLINGKKWWTSGACDPRCKILIFMGLSNPDAPRHQQHSMILVPVDTPGVKIVRPLPVFGYDDAPHGHAEVLFDNVRVPYENVLLGEGRGFEIAQGRLGPGRIHHCMRSIGMAERALELMCKRAVNRTAFGKPLARLGGNIDKIADSRMEIDMARLLTLKAAYMMDTVGNKVAKSEIAQIKVVAPNVALRVIDRAIQIHGGAGVSNDFPLAYMYAMQRTLRLADGPDEVHRAAIGKYEIGKYVPRELLRSGH; encoded by the coding sequence ATGGAATTCGCCTATTCCCCCAAGGTTCAGGAGCTGCGTGAGCGCGTCACGGCGTTCATGGATGCCTATGTTTATCCGGCTGAAGCGGTTTTCGAGCGTCAGGTTGCCGAAGGCGATCGCTGGCAGCCGACCGCCATCATGGAAGAGCTCAAACTCAAGGCCAAGGCTGAAGGTCTGTGGAATTTGTTTCTGCCTGAGTCGGAACTGGGTGCCGGCCTGACCAACCTCGAATACGCACCACTGGCGGAGATCATGGGCCGTTCGCTGCTGGGCCCCGAGCCGTTCAACTGCTCGGCGCCGGATACCGGCAACATGGAAGTGCTGGTGCGCTATGCCAATGAGGAGCAGAAGCGGCGCTGGCTGGAGCCGCTGCTGCGCGGCGAGATCCGCTCGGCATTCGCCATGACCGAGCCGGACGTAGCCTCGTCCGACGCCACCAACATGGCCGCCCGCGCGGTGCGCGACGGCGACCAGTGGCTGATCAATGGCAAGAAGTGGTGGACCTCCGGCGCCTGTGATCCGCGTTGCAAGATCCTGATCTTCATGGGCCTGAGCAACCCCGATGCGCCACGTCACCAGCAGCACTCGATGATCCTGGTGCCGGTGGATACCCCCGGGGTGAAGATCGTCCGTCCGCTGCCGGTGTTCGGCTACGACGATGCGCCTCACGGCCACGCCGAGGTGCTGTTCGACAACGTTCGGGTGCCCTATGAGAACGTGCTGCTGGGCGAGGGCCGCGGTTTCGAGATTGCCCAGGGCCGTCTTGGTCCAGGGCGCATCCATCACTGCATGCGTTCGATCGGCATGGCCGAGCGTGCGCTGGAGCTGATGTGCAAGCGCGCGGTGAATCGCACCGCGTTCGGCAAGCCTCTGGCGCGCCTGGGGGGCAACATCGACAAGATCGCCGACTCGCGAATGGAAATCGACATGGCTCGGCTGTTGACCCTGAAAGCCGCGTACATGATGGACACCGTCGGTAACAAGGTAGCCAAGAGCGAGATTGCCCAGATCAAGGTGGTAGCACCGAACGTGGCCCTGCGGGTGATCGATCGGGCGATCCAGATTCACGGCGGGGCGGGCGTGTCCAATGATTTCCCCCTGGCCTACATGTACGCCATGCAGCGCACCTTGCGCCTGGCGGACGGCCCGGATGAAGTGCACCGCGCGGCCATCGGCAAGTACGAAATCGGCAAGTACGTGCCCAGGGAGCTGCTGCGCAGCGGGCATTGA
- a CDS encoding substrate-binding domain-containing protein — protein MPRASTASERDIWCRTISLFLIGFVCYALPWSVFAALPMATDNTAVLRIQGSNTIGARLGPALVKGLLEQQGLRDIRIEASGKDNEQQVLGQPPQGRTVKVEIAAHGSSTGFSALQNAQADVAAASRPIKDSELVDLESLGDLKSPGAEQVIAIDGLAIILHPHNPLNQLSTEQLARLFSGEIKTWEELGSTGGAVHLYARDNQSGTYDTFRELVLSRRGKTLNPTAKRFESSEQLSDAVSHDPQGIGFIGLPYVRQAKAVAIVDGESQPMLPLNSLIATEDYPLTRRLYLYLPPNKQNPWAAALVNFAQSAKGQAIVAANGFVAQTVQAMRVTPSLQMPEAYQQLSRDAQRLSVNFRFEEGSANLDNKARQDLNRVLDYLRQHGKLERQVTLAGFGDAKSDPARAALLSKLRAMAVRRELVKSGVVLREIRGFGAELPVATNQADEGRIKNRRVEVWVY, from the coding sequence ATGCCCCGCGCTTCCACCGCCAGTGAACGAGATATCTGGTGCCGGACCATCAGCCTGTTTCTGATCGGCTTCGTCTGCTACGCCCTGCCCTGGTCGGTGTTCGCCGCCCTGCCCATGGCGACCGACAATACCGCCGTGCTGCGCATCCAGGGCTCCAACACCATTGGCGCCAGGCTCGGTCCGGCGCTGGTCAAGGGCTTGCTGGAGCAACAGGGCCTGCGCGATATCCGCATCGAGGCCAGCGGCAAGGACAATGAGCAACAGGTTCTGGGACAGCCCCCCCAGGGCCGGACTGTCAAAGTGGAGATTGCCGCCCACGGCTCGAGCACCGGCTTCAGTGCGCTGCAGAACGCCCAAGCCGATGTGGCCGCGGCCTCCCGCCCCATCAAGGACAGCGAACTGGTGGACCTGGAAAGCCTGGGCGACCTGAAGAGCCCCGGCGCCGAACAGGTCATCGCCATTGATGGCCTAGCCATCATCCTGCATCCGCACAACCCGCTGAACCAACTGAGCACCGAGCAACTGGCCCGCCTGTTCAGCGGCGAGATCAAGACCTGGGAAGAGCTGGGGAGCACCGGCGGCGCAGTCCATCTGTATGCCCGGGATAATCAGTCCGGCACCTACGACACCTTCAGAGAGCTGGTCCTCAGTCGTCGTGGCAAGACGTTGAACCCGACGGCCAAGCGTTTCGAGTCCAGCGAACAACTGTCCGACGCCGTCAGTCACGACCCGCAAGGCATCGGTTTCATCGGCCTGCCCTACGTGCGCCAGGCCAAGGCGGTGGCGATTGTCGACGGCGAATCCCAGCCCATGCTGCCCCTCAACAGCCTGATCGCCACCGAGGACTACCCACTAACGCGGCGCCTGTATCTGTACCTGCCCCCCAACAAGCAGAATCCCTGGGCCGCAGCCTTGGTGAATTTTGCCCAGAGCGCCAAGGGCCAGGCCATCGTCGCCGCCAACGGCTTTGTCGCCCAGACCGTGCAAGCCATGCGGGTAACGCCCAGCCTGCAGATGCCCGAGGCCTACCAGCAACTAAGCCGGGACGCGCAACGCCTGAGCGTGAACTTTCGCTTCGAGGAAGGTAGCGCCAATCTGGACAACAAGGCGCGCCAGGACCTGAATCGGGTCCTGGACTACTTGCGCCAGCACGGCAAGCTGGAGCGCCAAGTGACCCTGGCCGGCTTCGGCGATGCCAAGAGCGACCCGGCACGCGCCGCCCTGCTGTCCAAGCTGCGAGCCATGGCAGTCCGCCGGGAACTGGTGAAAAGCGGCGTGGTATTGCGCGAGATCCGCGGTTTTGGCGCCGAGCTGCCGGTGGCGACCAATCAGGCCGACGAGGGCCGGATCAAGAACCGGCGGGTGGAAGTCTGGGTGTACTGA
- a CDS encoding YegP family protein yields the protein MSAWFELKQYGSGACRFLLKTKEAQTMLQSERFPCRDSAEAALGLFRAHCASPERYVKKISSGGKPYFKLKAGKEVILVSHLYDSEPTLESAIDAIAAAGTTDRVEVVQM from the coding sequence ATGAGTGCCTGGTTCGAGCTGAAGCAGTATGGCAGTGGTGCATGCAGATTCTTGCTGAAGACAAAGGAGGCGCAGACCATGCTTCAAAGCGAACGATTCCCATGCCGGGACAGTGCCGAGGCGGCTCTCGGCCTGTTCCGCGCACACTGCGCTTCTCCCGAGCGTTACGTCAAGAAAATTTCATCGGGCGGCAAACCTTATTTCAAGCTCAAGGCCGGCAAGGAAGTGATCCTGGTCAGCCATTTGTATGACTCGGAGCCCACGCTCGAGAGCGCCATCGACGCCATCGCAGCAGCCGGCACCACTGATCGGGTTGAAGTGGTCCAAATGTAA
- the xthA gene encoding exodeoxyribonuclease III codes for MKIVSFNINGLRARPHQLAALIDKHQPDVIGLQETKVADEQFPLADVQALGYHVHYHGQKGHYGVALLSRQAPLALHKGFEGDDEDAQRRFIWGTFADAHGTPVTIMNGYFPQGESRDHPTKFPAKQRFYSDLQHLLESRFSNDQPLVVMGDVNISPEDCDIGIGADNAKRWLKTGKCSFLPEEREWMARLKNWGLVDSFRHLNPEVNDRFSWFDYRSRGFEDEPKRGLRIDLIMASQGLLPRVKDAGVDYELRGMEKPSDHAPIWLELS; via the coding sequence ATGAAGATCGTCTCGTTCAATATCAACGGGCTGCGCGCCCGCCCTCATCAGCTGGCGGCGCTGATCGACAAACACCAGCCGGACGTGATCGGCCTGCAGGAAACCAAGGTCGCCGACGAGCAGTTCCCCCTCGCCGACGTCCAGGCCCTGGGCTACCACGTGCACTACCACGGCCAGAAAGGCCATTACGGCGTCGCCCTGCTCTCGCGCCAGGCGCCGCTGGCCCTGCACAAAGGTTTCGAAGGCGATGACGAAGACGCCCAGCGACGCTTTATCTGGGGCACCTTCGCCGACGCCCATGGCACGCCGGTGACCATCATGAATGGCTACTTTCCCCAGGGCGAAAGCCGTGACCATCCGACCAAGTTCCCGGCCAAGCAGCGCTTCTACAGCGATCTGCAGCACCTGCTGGAAAGTCGCTTCAGCAATGACCAGCCCCTGGTGGTCATGGGCGACGTGAATATTTCCCCGGAAGACTGCGATATCGGCATCGGCGCCGACAACGCCAAGCGCTGGCTCAAGACCGGCAAATGCAGCTTCCTGCCGGAAGAACGCGAGTGGATGGCCCGCCTGAAGAACTGGGGCCTGGTGGACAGCTTCCGTCACCTCAACCCCGAGGTGAACGACCGCTTCAGCTGGTTCGACTACCGCAGCCGCGGCTTCGAGGACGAGCCCAAGCGTGGCCTGCGCATCGACTTGATCATGGCCTCCCAGGGCCTGTTGCCGCGTGTCAAGGATGCCGGTGTCGACTATGAACTGCGCGGCATGGAAAAGCCGTCGGATCATGCGCCGATCTGGCTCGAACTGAGCTGA
- a CDS encoding GNAT family N-acetyltransferase gives MPDTSNTIADIHMLDSGYSREARSLLYQAYRHEPTFAFIFESERGGYEQRVRATVRELVKQHFLQELPAIGLLVNDRLIGIALIAPPQRRLGITESWAWRLRMLLGTGFRCTRRYLEYHQAVQACLPSDAVHVLPLLGVHPQFQGQHFGEQLLAAVHNWCAVDEHSQGVVLDTGNPRYLEFYKRQGYAEVGEVAVGPVREHVFFHPNPQLLQRATG, from the coding sequence ATGCCTGATACCTCCAACACCATTGCCGATATCCATATGCTCGACAGCGGTTATTCCCGTGAAGCTAGGTCGCTGTTGTACCAGGCCTACCGGCATGAACCGACTTTCGCGTTCATTTTCGAGTCCGAGCGCGGCGGTTACGAACAACGGGTACGGGCTACGGTGCGCGAGTTGGTCAAGCAGCATTTTCTTCAGGAGCTGCCGGCCATTGGCCTGCTGGTCAACGACCGGTTGATCGGCATTGCCTTGATTGCCCCGCCGCAACGGCGCCTGGGGATCACCGAAAGCTGGGCCTGGCGCCTGCGCATGCTGCTCGGCACCGGCTTTCGCTGCACCCGGCGTTACCTGGAGTACCACCAGGCGGTACAGGCCTGTCTGCCCAGTGACGCGGTCCACGTATTGCCGTTGCTGGGGGTGCATCCGCAGTTCCAGGGGCAGCATTTTGGCGAGCAGTTGCTCGCGGCGGTGCACAACTGGTGCGCGGTGGACGAGCATTCCCAAGGAGTTGTGTTGGACACCGGCAATCCCCGTTATCTGGAGTTCTACAAGCGTCAGGGGTATGCCGAAGTCGGAGAGGTGGCCGTGGGACCGGTTCGCGAGCATGTATTCTTCCATCCCAACCCCCAGCTCTTACAAAGAGCAACAGGCTGA